The DNA window ATTATTCTTCATCTGATATTAAAACGCTAATGAGTTTGGCAAGCCGAAAATCTTCTATATTAGTCGAActttcatgaaattaaaaattgatttttttaagaaacacCACTAATATGCATTTCTTAATATTCggtaagaaaaaaatctaCCGTAAGAAGGAACTAGCATACGAACTAACTAATATGctcaaatttaatgaaaatttaatgtaCGAGAAGTGAGAAGTACATGGAATGGAACGCAAAAGGAACTATTTAATGATTTCTTAATATTCGATTTCTTAATactcagaaaagaaaaaaaattgaaaaattgatAAAGTTGGTTAGTGAGAAGTAACCTGAAGCGTACAAGAACTATTTAATGATTTCTTAATATTacgataagaaaaaaattgataaagcATATGTATAAGACGAGAAGTAGggcaaaaataattatttaatatttaatgattttctTACTattcaaaaatggaaaagctggacaaaatagaaattttgttaaaataataaataaaataaagaaatggaaaacaatgttttcttattatttaaggAAGACGAAAATTGAGAGAgagcaaataataataataataatcatatgtaatttcaacctttttataaaataaattatatttcattaatttttttatttttaagtattttttttgtaggtaagtatcaaatttaaaaaatagaaaagataaattctaattaattaaatagaatatatttaaataattctgttatattttaaaatgaaatacataaagtaaaaaataatataaaataaattaatactaTACATATCACACGATTTCAATGAATATTTTCGGTAAACATTAGTTCATGAacgtataaatatttttaatttatggatGGGAAGAACCACTAAAAGAAAAGGTGATTAGTTTGAGAAGTAAACAAGCACAACTCGACCTAGCGTAGTTGCTGACTCAGCCCTCTAAGAAGCACAACACTCTTTGGTCTTCNcggatatatgtttcattGCGCTTAtctcttttaattctcttattattttttttttcttttaaaaaaacaagagattatgtttttttaattgaatttatacCATGATGtctacaataaattaaatgaagcCTAATATGACATACTCTAATTACGTGACATCGACGCCTTACTTAAAATCAATCATCTACTTTCAATAGTTAGGATGGAgtgaaaaaaatggtaaaatacaTTCCACATCAAAATCGTCAAGATATTcgtattttgaatatattaattagttCTAACTTTAATCGATCATTTATAGATTGGTCCAATCAGTTGTTGACAAGTAGGATCCATAGGTTATTATACATCAAAATCGTCAAGACGTTCGTcttttgaatatattaattagttCTAACCTTACTCGATCATTTATAGATTGGTCCAATCAGTTGTTGACAAGTAGGATTCATAGGTTATTATTCATTTAAGAAATATCCACTTTAATTAATATGCATATAGTTATATAGTTATACAATTTTACTCTATCATCCCTACAAAATTGTTATCTCATTTTTTAACCATACTACTCGAACTAATTTATGGTaagatttgatcaaaataattaatataacgtgacactattttaatttatttttaaaattctattttaattaaaaacccACATTAACCCtttcatttcatataaatatttgagaatttacctTCTAAAAAGATTTAGTTTAACCTAGAAATATTGATATGAAATATCTTAGAGAtcaaaaagaaatattgaTATGAAATATCTTAGAgatcaaaaactaaattataatttaaactaagaaTAGGATgagaataatgaaaaagagaacaaataataaaatatatattgatcAAACAAATTCAGTTCTTTCAGTCTTTCATATATATCTTTTGAGCTCTAGcgttttctctgttttttcatCATCCTCACCCAAGAGAACTTTACAATTTCGATCACAATAAAAGCATCAGCCGTGGGAGTTGCGTTCCGGCGTGTATGGTGAAGTTTTTTCCTTGAAAAAACTCTCGTAATTTTTCATCGTGCTTTCGGAATTTCGCGAGTCTTCGGTTTGCAGCGCTAAGGTACTAAGAAATAtcagataattttttttctgtctGATCGTAAATCCGTGTTTACATTCGTAATTTTTGATATCGTTCTTCATCGTATTCGCTTCGGCTTTCGTCTAATTTTGGCTGTTAGAAGGGGACTAGTTTCGAGCTTACTGGAGAAACTTAGTTATGTGTTGGAGATTGTTAAgcatatatgatataaaatttNtttttttttttttttttttttttttttttttttttttttttttttttttttttttgttcaaatttaaGGCGtacataatttatttcatatttagcTCTTAAGGTTTGAGGTAGACAATTCTCAATCGAATGTTCCAATTTCTATCTGATTATTCTGTGGATTCTGGATTGGAATGATCACTTCTGAGAGCTTTTCGATCTATTGAAGTGAAATTGTTAGTGTTGAGCCAAATATCATTTGTTATCGCGtcttttatttaagttttgtCTTCCTGCATAGTTTGGTTCTGATCATTAATAATATGCAAATTATTGAAGCATAATAACTTTGTCAATCTTATGCGATGTTGGATCTCTTAATTATATAGGAGGTTTAGGTCTCTATTAGAGCCAATAAATGATAAATGGGAAATCGTGGCCAAAAGCGTGCAGAAATGGTGGACAGATTACCTGCTGATAAACGGACATGCAGTTCATTGGAATTCAGACCAAGCTCATCTAATTCATCTGTGCAAATGCACGTGACATCGACTAATTCAAGTCCTGGCATCCATGAGAATGACATGGACACTTCATCGTCTGCTTCTGCTTCCAGTCGTTCAGAGGGAGAACATGATAAGGATTCAGCCTACGGGTCTTGTGATTCAGATGATGCAGAACAAAAACATAGTGATCTTCGTAATTGTCAGAGGCAAAGATCATCTAGTGATCACGAACGATTTAAAAGGATTTTATCAAGTTTGGGCGAAGAATCTGATACATCTGCCCAAATACTACTGCTGACGGATCTATGTGAGGTTTTATCATTCTGCATGGAAAGTTCACTATCGAGCACGACATCAGATTCGTTATCTATAATTCTTGTCAATCTGGTGAAACTTGATAGCAACTCAGAGATAGTGCTATTGGCTTTAAGGGCTTTAACTTATTTATGCGATGCATACCCCAGAGCATCTAGTTTTATTGTTCGCCATGGCGGAGTTCCTGCCCTCTGTCAGAGGCTAGGAGTTATTGTGTACTTGGATGTTGCTGAACAGGTGATATCATCATGCTATCTTGATTGTTCTTGTTAGttcatttatcaaattatattcTTCAAGATATTATAATCGACAGCTCATCGTTGAATACTGAATCCTGAATACTGTTGCTATAATTTGAAGGAGTTTCTGTTTTAATGTAGTGTCTGCAAGCATTGGAAAGAATATCACAGGAACACCCAGTTGCATGCTTAGAGGGTGGTGCAGTTATGGCTGTGTTAACTTTTATCGATTTTTTTTCTAGTAGCATACAAGTAAGtcattttcccttctttttgttAAATCAATCTTGACAGCTTGGTGGAGCTCATGTTCCTATTATTTTGTTCCTGCGAAACCCCATGatcagaaaattgaaaattttaatgtgtAAATCTGGTTTGGATCAGAGGACGGCTCTTCGCACAGTGGTGAATATCTGCAAAAAACTTCCTTCCGAGTGTCCACAAACTTTAATTGAGGCTGTTCCTATTCTATGCAATCTTTTTCAGCATGATGATGGGGAGGTTTGAATAACTGAAATTGAATGCTTCATGTTGctttattttaactttatttttatttttttaaattataaatcttcTCCTTGCTATATTGTCACATTTCAGCTGGTAGAGAATGTGGCTCGATGCATGATCAAAATAGCTGAGTGTGCACATCAATCCTGCGAGATTTTGGATGGGCTCTGTCAGCATGGACTGATTCAACAAGTCATTCGCCTTATAAACTTGAATAGCCGAACTTCTTTGTCCCAGACCATTTACAATGTAAGAGAATCATACAAGAAGGAACCAAtggtttaatattttatatatttttattttagtaaaataCGGATGATCTTCTCCCCTTTGCCTCTACTATCATCTTTAGGGAAGAATGGTGAAATGACCATAAACTTTCGTCGCAGGATTTGCTTGGTATACTTGTCAAACTATCTTCAGGATCCATtgttgctttcaaaactctttaTGAGCTAGACATTAGCAACACTTTGAAGGAAATATTATCTGTTTACAACCTCTCGCATGGGATGTCTTCATGTGCTGTAGTTGATGGGCAACGCAACCAGGTATTAGACTTTTAACATGTACTGTTTTTTGAAACTAGGGGAAGACTGACTGTGCTATGACAGTTctcttttaaaacaaaaaattatagtGAACTTACGGagggagaaaatgaaaaaagcaCTTACAATCATAGAAATCCTTTTTTTAAGTGTTGCAGAATATTAATTGATAACCACAGTTATCTAAAAGTTTTCGTCCAAATCTCAAGCCATGGATTCGACTTGATATATTAATGTCGTGCAATATAAAGCTAAAAAACCAAGATGCTCTGTTAAGTATATATCATCTCCACCTCCTAGCCTCCACTTTACCTTACTTTCACTTGGTAGCCTGAGCTAGGAGAACCgctattttaatattttgctCCTTTTTAATGCTTTCTATAAATGTAACAGTCCTTTTAAAGTTTTCagtttatcttttttaattatgaattgacGAGATTTCTTGTAATTCCCCTCTTATAGTTTAGGAGTGTTTTATACTCCTTttctcatttcatttatcaataaaattcCCGTAGTTTCCTTCTCAAAAGAAGTTATAGTTCAATAGCTCATAATTGACCTAAACTGGATCTAGAGTTTCAAAGTCTTTCTACACTTGTTTTCCCCTCCAGGTTTGTAGGGTCTGCTTTTgcgataattttaaaattcttggGGATGTATTGTGATTGGTTTTTTGTCCAGGTATGTGAAGTCCTCAAATTGCTTAATGAGCTTCTCCCTACTGAAGATGCAAAGGCAGAACAATTGTCTGAAAAAGTGTCGTTTCTAGCCAGTAATCCCAAGCAACTGCAGAAGTTTGGCTTGGATATACTTCCTTTGCTAGTTCAGGTGGCTATTATATAAGCTAATAAAAAAGCTATAGCCCTTCCCATCTTCTATAACATCACATTTTCGCTGCAGGTGGTTAGTTCTGGTGCAAAATTGTATGTTTGTTGCGGCTGCCTAACTATTATCTACAAGTTTATCTGTCTGGGTGAATCTGACATGCTCGTTGAGTTGCTTCAGAATGCCAACATTTCTAGGTGAATGATGCCTGATATTCCTTTTTATGGTATTTTCAAATTGCTTTCAGAAAGTCTAATGATCTTTTCTGTCTAATTTGTCAGTTTCCTGGTTGGAGTGTTTACTCGAAAAGACCACCATGTGCTGATGTTAGCTTTAAAAATCACTGAGATTATCCTGCAAAAGCTCTGTAGtatatttttgaaatcatTTGTCAAGGAGGGTGTCTATTTTGCAATTGGTGCACTAATAACCCCAGAGAAGTATAAGCAGTTGATTTTCCCAGTGTTTGCTGGTGTCCACCCATCATTTGGTTCATGTCAAAAGTCTacaagagaaaatggaagatgctTATGTTATGCCTTTTCGAGTGGTTGTTTCTCCTCGGTGGCAGAAACAGGCAGCTGCAAGCTTGATGATGATTCAGTCTATAGTCTTGCAAATCATATaagaaacaattattttaCTGACGAGTTGTGCGACACTGATAAAGGAGTGAGTGatattcttcaaaatcttcttACTTTTTCTGGGGCCCTAGATGATCTACTGAACTTGTCCCTAATCAAGGACACTCCAGCGCAGgatgaagaaaaattttatGCCTTATTGGCTGAGATTATGTCAAAGCTTAAGTGTGGCGAGCCAATATCCACctttgaatttattgaaaGTGGAATTGTCAAGTCATTTATAAATTACCTAACTAATGGTCAGTATCTGAGGAAAAAGGGAGAACCACAAACTATATCTAgacaattttcaattatggaaagaagatttgaggCTTTTGCAAGGCTACTATTTTCTAGTTCAGATCACCCATCTGTAAACTTGCCAGTTAGGGTACTGTTAAGGAAATTACAGATCTCACTTTCTTCTTTAGAAAACTTTCCTGTTATTTCTAGCCAGGGATTCAAACATAGGAACTATTTTGCTACAGTTCCAAACGGTCGGTGCATACCACATCCTTGTGTGAAAGTTCGGTTTGTGAGAGGAGATGGGGAAACAGATCTCTGTGACATTACTGGGGATATCCTGACTGTTgaccccttttcttctttgaatgCCATTGAAGGATTTCTATGGCCCAAAGTTAGCAGAAAAAAAGCTGAGCAGTCCTCTGAAGCCGATAGCCTGAGGGAGCATCAAGTTAAACTACTCTCAAATGTATGTTCTTACTTTGGTGTTAACTCCGAACTAGTGGGGTCTAACAGCAAGTCTTCAGATTTGCCTGAAATTGAGGTCCCttcctgttttctttttgaaatatttgtaatGTTGAGAAAACAATAAACTTCTCTTAAATTGTATGATACTTGAAGTAGGGGTGATTATAATTCAGGCAAATAAGGCCAACATAACTAAATCCATTTGGTTtgagtttaattattttaagtgaAGGAATACAATCATATGAAACTTATGCTGTAAGTTGATCATTTTTATAAGCATATACATGAAACCGTGTTATAAGATGGATCAGTTCTAGAATTTGCAGACTCATCCATTgcaaatttcatttcattgttttgggTTCAGCTGATGCATTTTTCTCCTTCCAAGTAAATTAGGATAAATATTATGGTTTCATGCAGAATATTCTCGTGTAATTGGTTGGCTTATGTTTCTTATATTGTCTCTTTGAGTGCCTGCTTAATCCATGATTGAAGCATTGATCATATTCTGTGCACTCATAAATTTATCTTAACCTTGTTTTGGATCAGGTATCTGTAGAAGTCAGCACTGATGAGAAATCACAGGGTTCTGCATCTTCTAGTAAGAAAGGCACGAAGCCCAAATTGTTACTttaccttgagggaaagcagCTGGAGCCCACCTTGACACTTTACCAGACAATTCTCCAGCAAcacatcaaagaaaatgaagcaatATCTGGCACGAAAGTATGGAGTCAAGTATATACAATAATGTATAAACGTGCTGGAGAGGTGGAGGACAACAGTTGTAACCAATTCTTTTCTGCATCCGACAAAGGTGCAACGTTGcatttctcttcatttttctgtGGCATTCTAGATTGTGATCTGCCTTCTGACTTGGCAAGAGAAAGTCCTGTTTATgatgttttatttcttctaaGGATCATAGAGGGTATGAACAGAATGGCATTTCACATTATGTCACATGAAAGAATCCGTGCTTTTTCTGAAGGGAGAATTAGTACCTTGGACAATATAAAGCTGTCAGTTCCTTCAGTGTCGCAGAATGAATTTGTAAACAGCAAACTGACTGAAAAACTTGAACAGCAGATGAGGGACTTTTCTGCTGTTTCTATCGGTGGCATGCCTTTATGGTGTAAGGAACTTATGGATTCATGCCCTTTCTTATTTAGTTTTGAGGCAAGGCGCAAGTACTTTCGCATAGTAGTATTTGGCATGCCACAACAGCCATATGTAAGATCATACAGTGACTTGGGAACCTCAAATGGCGTACGATCAAGTTCTGGTGGCTTGCCTCGCAAGAAGGCATTAGTACTCCGCGACAAAATTCTACTTTCTGCTGCCAAAATGATGGATCAGTATGCACATCAGAAAGTACTCCTAGAGGTGGAATATGATGAAGAAGTTGGCACTGGGCTTGGTCCAACATTAGAATTCTATACTCTTGTCAGTCAAGAATTTCAGAAGTATGGCCTTGGAATGTGGAGAGGGGATCATGATGCATTTATACCTGGAAAGAGTCTTAACATTGAGGGTAGAGAAACTATAGAATCTCCATTTGGACTTTTCCCCCGTCCATGGCTATCAACTGTTGATATCGGCGAGCTACAATTTTCTGAAGTAATTAAAAAGTTCACACTTATGGGACAAATAGTGGCAAAGGCCATTCAGGATGGTAGGGTTATGGATATATACTTCTCCAAAGCCTTCTATAAACTAATACTTGGGCAGGTACCTGCATGAAATTCTTTCAAGTGCATTCCTCTCGTCTTTTTTTGTCTTCCattatttgatttcttgtttattCTTGTAGGAGGTGAGTATATATGATATCCAATCATTTGATCCAGAGCTCGGAACCGTTCTGCTAGAGTTTCAAGCTTTGGTCAACAGAAGTAAATTATTGGAATCTGTTTGTGAAGAAAACTCATCGTCCAGACTTGAATTTTGTTATCACGATACCAATATTGAGGATCTTTGCCTTGATTTTACTCTTCCTGGTTATCCAGATTGTCGCTTGACTTCTTCTCAAGACAATTCAATGGTAATGCCAATTTTCACTGTGTATGGTTTTATCCTTTTGTACGGATACTCACAAAATACACTTTGACCGTTTCCCCAggtaaatacaaaaaatttggAGGATTATGTCTCTCTTGTTGCAGATGCTACCTTATATTCTGGAATTTCGACACAAATAGAAGCATTTAAATCTGGATTTAATCAGGTCAGATTCACTGTGGCCTCTCTTACAGAAGTTTATTCTTCCCATGTTCATTTTGCCCGTATTCTTGGGAATGTAGTTTATGATATATAGGTTGAAATTTTGTGGAATTCTGTTTAGGGTTCAGATATAGCTTCTTTATTTCATCGATGCCTACAgtgaaataattattaactGCTTTAATTTCTAGACGTGATACAGGATTACGTTTACTTAAGTGCAGTTGTATTTCTAttatctcattcaaattttaagagtaTAACTAGGAATCCATGGTTGGAAGCTCCCGAATGTGTTCATACCAGTGCTACATTGGGAGTATAAATCATGATATAGGCTCCATATAAGGAACGGATGAACTGCAATGTTAAGATGCAAGAAACCTTTCAATGAAATGTCAAGAGCGTTCTCGTCCTTAAAAGAGAAGGCACTCGACAATTTAGTTggtttaaagaaaatttattgattaCCATATAAAAATACACTTCTTTTATTTCCCCTCGGGCATCTATCGGTACCTTCGTGCTCTTAACTGATAACCAGAGTACTTCTTTTCTTACTGTCAACACTCAGGTTTTTCCCATAGAACACCTTCAAGTTTTTACTGCAGAAGAACTAGAGCGTTTAATATGCGGAGAACAGGACTCTTGGGCCGTACGTATATCAGCTAACTGTCTCATTTACTCTTGAAGTTATTATCCATTAACTTTGATCTTTGTCATCATTTGGTGCAGTTGAGTGATCTCCTTGACAATATAAAGTTTGACCACGGATATACGGCCAGCAGCCCCTCCATTATTAATGTTAGTTTCTGAAGTGAATCCTAGCTATTGCTTGGTTCAAATATGCATATTATTAGTTGCCAAGATTcttaccattttttatttttattttttttaattttaatttcagcTGCTTGAAATTATCCAAGACTTTGACAATGAACAGCAACGGGCATTTCTACAGTTCGTGACTGGGGCGCCAAGGCTTCCTTCCGGAGGCTTTGCATCTCTCAATCCAAAGTTGACCATTGTCCGAAAGgtcttttattattaacaaattcTCTTCAAATATTTGATTCAATTTAGCATGTTTTTTactcaaatttcctttttgggaTATTTTTTATGCAGCACTCTAGCAATATGGTCGATTCCGACTTACCTAGCGTGATGACCTGTGCAAACTATCTCAAGTTGCCTCCTTACTCTTCAAAGGTGAAGGACTTTTCTAACCGTTCTTATAAAAACAATTGGTTTTCTTTCCATTACAACAAAAATGGTGACTCCAAATTTGGTCTCTATCTGTTTACTGTTCAGGAGATAATGAAAGAGAAGCTGTTATATGCCATAACAGAAGGACAAGGCTCGTTTCATCTTTCGTAGCTTCAAATTTCTACCGTCCGTAGAAAGTGAAATTGGTAATTATCAGAATAACAAAGGCAGCTGTGTAGATAAGGTGAAAATGGATGAAGAATGGCAGCCAGATTGTGGTGTGGACAAGAGGAGGTTTCTTCATCTGGTTCTGGTGGGTAAGTTCCAACGTACATAAATCTTGTGTACATAGGGTAGAATAAGGCTGTACAGGAAATGCAGGgttttagatttattattgGCATGGTCTCCCGTTTTACTTTTTAACCCATTCTGGCACTGTAAATATTTCCTTATAGACCACTAACTCTTTTctacttttcatttattgtgcATAGCAACTGTGTGGCTTTGACGTTAATCTATTCAATTTTCTGACCAAGCCAAGCATGGTTAGGAGtgattttattcaaaatgaTTTCTTTATCTGTAATTTGTGTATagtcaaaattgattttgaatgatGATTAAATGTATGTTTAGAAATGAGTTTCGATCATATTGGCTCTAATGCCTTGCCAAagaatttgtttttcaaattataaacttaatagaatttgttttgaaaaatttgagattcaaatcttatatatatatattgaatcaTTGATAAACTCAAGTTGGTAGTCATAAAATGTaccattaataattattcctATACCATTTTACGAAACCATAAAATCTGGCATTTTTAGAAGGGTCTTTTGTGTTTCAAAacatttaaccaaaaaaaaaaaaagaaagaaaactaacctaatgaaaaaataaagattagCTGAATGTACATACTTTCTTCACTCCCTTAGCTTttatatcttttcttttcttcttttttatgattaaaaaaagaaagaaagaaagaaaagaaaattagaaaaagaaaaggaagagcaaagaaaaagaatgaggATGATATCTTGAAATAGATATTTANGATGGAAATCCAGAATACTGttaacaaaatagaaaagaaaaatacaagaagaaaaagaaagaaaaaggagataTTGTAAAGCCAAAGGGTTAACCgaaaagaatagaaagaaagaaaagaaaattagaaaaagaaaaggaagagcaaagaaaaagaatgaggATGATATCTTGAAAtagatatttatttgaaaaattattgtgaaaaaagaagtttgaaaataatatcttcCTGAAGTAGGGACATGAGGACACCACGCGCTCAACGTAGTGTGTCCATATTCCACCCAACAGACCTGGACTCGTGTCCTCACTCTCATTATCTCCTTCTCTAAAACCCCCCATTTTCCCCCCACTTTTCAGATAAATCCTCCCTCCTTAATCTCTTCCCTTCTATTCCATTCATGGAGCAGCCATGAATCACTGCCGCCGTCGCCGCCTTTTCCTCCGCCTCAACCGTCCCCATGCTCATCTTCACTGCCAATCTTAACTTGCACCTCCCTTTAACCTTTCCCCTTCGGCCCTCTCCACCACTCTCCACCACCACTTCCACTGCTGACACCGCCGCTGCCGCTGCCGCTTTCCGCCCCTTCCTGGTGCACAGCACCGCCCGTCAAACTAGTTTCACTGACCTCTCTCTCCTATCCGATTCGTCTTCCAGTTCCTTAGAACAGAGACTCTTATCACAGCTACGCCAGAGGAAAACGGATGAGGCCTGGATAACGTATACCCAATGTACTAATCTACCCAGCCCTACTTGTCTCAGCCGTTTAGTTTCTCAATTGTCTTACCAAAACACCCCTTCGAGCCTCACTCGAGCTCAGTCCATCCTCACGCGCCTCCGCCATGACAACCAGCTCCATCGTCTCGACGCCAATTCCCTCGGCCTCCTTGCCGTTTCCGCCGCCAAGGCTGGACACACTCCTTACGCCAGTTCTGTCATTAAGTCCATGCTTCGTTCGGGTTACCTTCCCCACGTAAAAGCGTGGAGCGCCGTCGTCAGCCGCCTTGCCGCTTCACCAGACGGTGGACCTGCAGAAGCAATCAAGCTATTCAGTTCAGTGACTCAGCGCCTCCGCCGGTTTGCAGATCCGGCAATAACAGCTGACTCGCGGCCGGACACAGCGGCCTTTAACGGCGTTCTCAATGCCTGCGCCAACATGGGTGCCTATGAGAAGTTTCTGCAATTGTTCGAGGAAATGGGAGAATTTGGTGCTGAGCCTGATGTTTTGACTTACAATGTCATGATCAAGCTCTGTGCGAGAGCCAATAGGAAGGATCTTATTGTGTATGTGTTGGAGATGATCCTTGCAAAGGATATTCCAATGTGTATGACGACTTTGCATTCGGTTGTGGCGGCTTATGTAGGGTTTGGAGATTTGGAAACCGCTGAGAAGGTAGTTCAAGCAATGAGGGAAGGGAAAAGAGATATTTGCAGGATTCTCAGGGATGGTAATTTGAAGGAGATCGAAGATGCGGAAGATTTGAATGaatatgaagatgaagatgaagatgagatATTCAAGAAGTTGCTTCCTAATTTGAATGAAGATAGTGATTCAGAGCCACCGTTGTTGCCAAAAGCCTATTCTCCTAACTCGAGAATTTATACGACTCTGATGAAAGGGTATATGAATGAGGGTCGAGTAGCTGATACAATACGCATGCTCGAGGCAATGCGCAATCAGGGTGATCAATCCAGTCATCCTGATCATGTATCATATACGACTGTAGTTTCAGCTCTGGTAAAGGCAGGGTCGATGGACCGAGCACGTCAAGTGCTCGCTGAAATG is part of the Cucurbita pepo subsp. pepo cultivar mu-cu-16 chromosome LG03, ASM280686v2, whole genome shotgun sequence genome and encodes:
- the LOC111791247 gene encoding pentatricopeptide repeat-containing protein At3g09650, chloroplastic; translated protein: MLIFTANLNLHLPLTFPLRPSPPLSTTTSTADTAAAAAAFRPFLVHSTARQTSFTDLSLLSDSSSSSLEQRLLSQLRQRKTDEAWITYTQCTNLPSPTCLSRLVSQLSYQNTPSSLTRAQSILTRLRHDNQLHRLDANSLGLLAVSAAKAGHTPYASSVIKSMLRSGYLPHVKAWSAVVSRLAASPDGGPAEAIKLFSSVTQRLRRFADPAITADSRPDTAAFNGVLNACANMGAYEKFLQLFEEMGEFGAEPDVLTYNVMIKLCARANRKDLIVYVLEMILAKDIPMCMTTLHSVVAAYVGFGDLETAEKVVQAMREGKRDICRILRDGNLKEIEDAEDLNEYEDEDEDEIFKKLLPNLNEDSDSEPPLLPKAYSPNSRIYTTLMKGYMNEGRVADTIRMLEAMRNQGDQSSHPDHVSYTTVVSALVKAGSMDRARQVLAEMTRIGCPANRITYNILLKGYCRLLQMDKARELLKEMVNGAGIEPDVVSYNILIDGCILVDDSAGALGFFNEMRSKGIAPTKVSYTTLMKAFAQSGQPKLARKVFDEMLNDPRVKADIVAWNMLIEGYCRLGLIEEAKQLVQKMKENGFFPDVSTYGSLANGISLARKPGEALLLWNEVKERCSVNRGHKSDSSSPPPLKPDEGLLDTLADICVRAAFFRKALEIVACMEEYGIPPNKTKYSRIYVEMHSRMFTSKHASKARQDRRIEKKRAAEAFKFWLGLPNSYYGSEWRLEPLDRDY